The Egicoccus sp. AB-alg2 genome window below encodes:
- the hisC gene encoding histidinol-phosphate transaminase, with the protein MTTGSPQRTAADRLPVRPELADVEPYGAPQLDVPVRLNTNETAEPPPAAFLPALAQRIQSLELNRYPDRPHRALRTALGTRHGVSAEQVWAANGSNEVLLQLLQAYGGPGRRAVHVRPGYSMYPELCRTALTPAVEVDLDDDFQLTAEVADAITAAHPDLVLVPSPNNPVGTPVARDVLRRLHDTTRALVVVDEAYVEFGPADASALPSLAGLPRLVVVRTFSKAFRLAGLRLGYLVAQPWVVQDVQKVRLPYHLDAVKQAAGLVALEHEEVFLEHRRRVADERDRVAAALQALDGVEVWPSAANFVLFRTAVPDLFSRLLDHGVLVRDFSTKPRLAGCLRATIGTPVENDAFLAALHASLA; encoded by the coding sequence ATGACGACCGGATCGCCGCAGCGCACGGCCGCCGACCGGCTGCCGGTGCGCCCCGAACTCGCGGACGTCGAGCCCTACGGCGCCCCGCAGCTCGACGTGCCGGTGCGTCTGAACACCAACGAGACGGCCGAGCCGCCGCCGGCGGCGTTCCTGCCGGCCCTCGCGCAGCGGATCCAGTCGCTGGAGCTCAACCGCTATCCGGACCGGCCCCACCGCGCGTTGCGCACGGCGCTCGGCACGCGCCACGGTGTATCCGCGGAGCAGGTCTGGGCCGCGAACGGCTCCAACGAGGTGCTGTTGCAGCTGCTGCAGGCCTACGGCGGGCCGGGGCGCCGCGCCGTGCACGTCCGGCCCGGCTACTCCATGTACCCCGAGCTGTGTCGCACCGCGCTGACGCCAGCGGTCGAGGTCGACCTCGACGACGACTTCCAGCTCACCGCCGAGGTGGCCGACGCCATCACGGCCGCGCACCCCGACCTCGTGCTGGTCCCCAGCCCGAACAACCCCGTCGGTACGCCGGTCGCGCGCGACGTCCTGCGCCGACTGCACGACACCACGCGTGCGCTGGTCGTCGTCGACGAGGCCTACGTGGAGTTCGGCCCGGCGGACGCCTCGGCGCTGCCGTCGCTGGCCGGGCTGCCGCGCCTGGTCGTGGTGCGCACCTTCTCGAAGGCCTTCCGGCTGGCGGGGCTGCGCCTCGGCTACCTCGTCGCACAGCCCTGGGTCGTGCAGGACGTGCAGAAGGTCCGGCTGCCCTACCACCTCGACGCCGTCAAGCAGGCGGCCGGGCTGGTGGCACTCGAGCACGAGGAGGTGTTCCTCGAGCACCGCCGACGGGTCGCCGACGAACGTGACCGCGTCGCCGCCGCGCTGCAGGCGCTGGACGGGGTCGAGGTGTGGCCGTCGGCCGCGAACTTCGTCCTGTTCCGCACCGCGGTGCCGGACCTGTTCTCGCGGCTGCTCGACCACGGCGTCCTGGTGCGCGACTTCTCGACGAAGCCGCGTCTGGCCGGTTGCCTGCGCGCCACCATCGGCACGCCGGTGGAGAACGACGCCTTCCTCGCCGCCCTGCACGCCAGCCTGGCCTGA
- the hisB gene encoding imidazoleglycerol-phosphate dehydratase HisB, translating to MSSRVGRVTRDTKETKIEVEVDLDGTGTVEVDTGVPFFDHMLDQLGRHGRLDLTVRAQGDLQIDEHHTVEDVGIALGQALAEAWGDRAGVERFGDSQVPIDEALTRVALDLSGRPFLVWDVTPPVPFIGTMEAHLLKHFFEAVVANARITLHVHNVSGENTHHVYESVFKAVAVALRRAVAVTSAGTVPSTKGVLQ from the coding sequence GTGAGCAGCCGTGTCGGTCGCGTCACCCGCGACACCAAGGAGACCAAGATCGAGGTCGAGGTCGATCTCGACGGCACCGGCACCGTCGAGGTGGACACGGGCGTGCCGTTCTTCGACCACATGCTCGACCAGCTCGGGCGTCACGGCCGGCTCGACCTCACCGTCCGGGCCCAGGGTGACCTGCAGATCGACGAGCACCACACCGTCGAGGACGTCGGCATCGCGCTCGGTCAGGCGCTCGCCGAGGCCTGGGGCGACCGGGCGGGCGTCGAACGGTTCGGTGACTCGCAGGTGCCGATCGACGAGGCGCTCACCCGGGTCGCGCTGGACCTGTCGGGCCGCCCGTTCCTGGTGTGGGACGTGACCCCGCCGGTGCCGTTCATCGGCACGATGGAGGCCCACCTGCTCAAGCACTTCTTCGAGGCGGTGGTGGCCAACGCCCGCATCACCCTGCACGTGCACAACGTGTCGGGCGAGAACACCCACCACGTCTACGAGTCGGTGTTCAAGGCGGTCGCCGTCGCGCTGCGCCGGGCGGTGGCGGTGACCAGCGCCGGCACCGTGCCATCCACGAAGGGCGTCCTCCAGTGA
- the hisA gene encoding 1-(5-phosphoribosyl)-5-[(5-phosphoribosylamino)methylideneamino]imidazole-4-carboxamide isomerase: protein MLTLYPAVDIKDGRAVRLTQGRADEETVYDADPVAAARRFADAGTGWLHVVDLDAAFTGEPRNRHLIEGIVEATGCRVQASGGVRTLADVEASLGYGAERVVIGTMALSRPAFVAEVLDRVGPRIAVGLDARGTVLQARGWTEEAGDLFAALERFTEMGVPRFVYTDVARDGMLQGPNVEMLTRVADATDAHVTASGGVSTLDDLRTLAGCHPRVDAAIVGKALYSGAFTLEEALATVDGEGAA from the coding sequence GTGCTGACCCTGTATCCGGCCGTGGACATCAAGGACGGCCGTGCCGTTCGCCTCACCCAGGGGCGGGCCGACGAGGAGACCGTCTACGACGCCGACCCGGTCGCCGCGGCGCGCCGTTTCGCCGATGCCGGCACGGGCTGGCTGCACGTCGTGGATCTCGACGCCGCCTTCACCGGGGAGCCCCGCAACCGGCACCTCATCGAGGGCATCGTCGAGGCCACCGGCTGTCGCGTGCAGGCCTCCGGTGGTGTGCGCACCCTCGCGGACGTCGAGGCATCGCTCGGCTATGGCGCCGAGCGTGTCGTCATCGGCACGATGGCGCTGTCGCGGCCGGCGTTCGTCGCGGAGGTGCTCGACCGGGTCGGGCCGCGCATCGCGGTCGGGCTGGACGCGCGTGGCACCGTCCTGCAGGCCCGCGGCTGGACCGAGGAGGCCGGCGACCTGTTCGCCGCGCTGGAGCGGTTCACGGAGATGGGCGTGCCCCGGTTCGTCTACACCGACGTCGCCAGGGACGGGATGCTCCAGGGCCCGAACGTGGAGATGCTGACCCGCGTCGCGGACGCCACCGACGCCCACGTGACCGCCTCCGGCGGGGTCAGCACCCTCGACGACCTGCGCACGCTGGCGGGTTGCCACCCGCGCGTCGACGCGGCGATCGTGGGCAAGGCCCTCTACAGCGGCGCGTTCACCCTCGAGGAGGCGCTGGCGACGGTCGATGGCGAGGGCGCGGCATGA
- the hisF gene encoding imidazole glycerol phosphate synthase subunit HisF, with the protein MTVPAAPVASTLAARVVPCLDVTAGRVVKGVNFVDLRDAGDPVELARLYDAEGADELVFLDITASSDDRDIMVDVVARVAEQISIPFAVGGGMRSVADARRMLHAGADKIAFNTAAVQRPDLLAECAAAVGSQSVVAAVDARRRVADDPDAGWELFIHGGRTPTGADAVAWCRQVADRGAGEILLTSMDRDGTKAGFDLELLRAVTDVVDVPVIASGGAGTADHLAEGVLEGHASAVLAASIFHFGELRIRDVKAHMAQRGVTIREVPEMPEPVTRSAN; encoded by the coding sequence ATGACGGTGCCCGCCGCGCCGGTCGCCAGCACGCTGGCGGCGCGGGTCGTCCCGTGCCTCGACGTCACCGCGGGCCGGGTCGTGAAGGGCGTCAACTTCGTCGACCTGCGGGACGCGGGCGACCCGGTCGAACTCGCGCGACTGTACGACGCGGAAGGTGCCGACGAACTGGTCTTCCTCGACATCACCGCCTCCAGCGACGATCGCGACATCATGGTCGACGTCGTCGCGCGGGTGGCCGAGCAGATCTCCATCCCGTTCGCCGTCGGCGGTGGGATGCGCAGCGTCGCCGACGCCCGCCGGATGCTGCACGCCGGCGCGGACAAGATCGCCTTCAACACGGCCGCGGTCCAGCGCCCGGACCTGCTGGCCGAGTGCGCCGCGGCGGTCGGGTCACAGTCGGTCGTGGCCGCGGTGGACGCACGCCGCCGCGTCGCCGACGACCCGGACGCCGGCTGGGAGCTGTTCATCCACGGCGGCCGGACCCCGACGGGTGCCGATGCGGTGGCGTGGTGCCGGCAGGTCGCCGACCGCGGCGCCGGCGAGATCCTGCTGACCTCGATGGACCGGGACGGCACCAAGGCGGGCTTCGACCTCGAGTTGTTGCGGGCCGTCACGGACGTCGTCGACGTGCCGGTGATCGCCTCGGGCGGCGCGGGCACCGCGGACCACCTCGCCGAGGGGGTCCTCGAGGGCCACGCCTCTGCGGTGCTGGCCGCGTCGATCTTCCACTTCGGCGAGCTGCGCATCCGCGATGTCAAGGCCCACATGGCGCAGCGCGGCGTCACCATCCGGGAGGTGCCCGAGATGCCGGAGCCGGTCACGAGGTCGGCGAACTGA
- the hisH gene encoding imidazole glycerol phosphate synthase subunit HisH, producing MTDGALRSRVAGGAERSEHARRHKIAVLDYDAGNVRSAKHGFEAAGADPFITSDPDAAAEADGLVVPGVGHFGACLASLRRSGLHGLLEDWIAAQKPVFGICVGMQLLYESSDEGDEPGLGLLAGRVERFPTGAVVPHMGWDVLHAADGHDDDPLLRGVAGERVYYVHSYYAVPTDETPVVGRTAYGGVDFPSLVRQSSVVGTQFHPEKSGEIGRRLLANWVATLAA from the coding sequence GTGACCGACGGCGCACTGCGCTCCAGGGTCGCCGGTGGCGCGGAGCGCAGCGAGCACGCACGGCGCCACAAGATCGCGGTGCTGGACTACGACGCCGGCAACGTGCGGTCGGCCAAGCACGGTTTCGAGGCGGCCGGGGCCGACCCGTTCATCACCTCGGACCCGGACGCAGCGGCCGAGGCCGACGGGCTGGTGGTGCCCGGCGTCGGCCACTTCGGCGCCTGCCTGGCCTCGCTGCGCCGGAGCGGCCTGCACGGCCTGCTGGAGGACTGGATCGCCGCGCAGAAGCCGGTCTTCGGCATCTGCGTCGGCATGCAACTGCTCTACGAGTCCTCGGACGAGGGCGACGAGCCCGGCCTCGGGCTGCTGGCCGGACGGGTCGAGCGGTTCCCGACCGGCGCGGTCGTGCCCCACATGGGCTGGGACGTGCTGCACGCTGCCGACGGCCACGACGACGACCCGTTGTTGCGCGGCGTGGCGGGGGAGCGGGTCTACTACGTCCACTCCTACTACGCCGTCCCGACCGACGAGACGCCGGTCGTGGGACGCACCGCGTACGGTGGCGTCGACTTCCCGAGTCTCGTGCGCCAGAGCAGCGTCGTCGGGACCCAGTTCCATCCGGAGAAGTCCGGCGAGATCGGCCGGCGCCTGCTGGCGAACTGGGTCGCCACACTGGCGGCCTGA
- the hisD gene encoding histidinol dehydrogenase: protein MSRLTVLDLRGDRSDPRDRLPRPRTDLAAAREGVDATLHAVRDHGDTALRELTARFDRQQVDELVVPREVLQESLERLDPRLRAALERSIAQVRWYHERCRPQDWEDRLDGVRMGVWHRPVSRAGVYVPGGKAAYPSTVIMTVVPAQVAGVDEIVLCTPPTGTGFDDITTGERDGWPNRTVLATAALLGVDRVVRVGGAQAIAAMAHGTESVPHCDMVVGPGNLYVSLAKQQLAAQGLVGIDGYAGPTEVAIIADDTADPRLVAADLVGQAEHDELVVALLITTEPGLVDPVEAALEREVPRARHAQRIETALRNQGTVAVVDDLDHAVEVAEAFAAEHLEVHTADAGKVAERVRYAGTTFVGPWTPVSVGDYGAGPNHTLPTSGTARFTGGLSTSSFLVPVNYVEYTEQQLRDFADAVDALAHSEDLPAHARAVDVRFEAPLADGDAG from the coding sequence ATGTCCAGGCTCACGGTCCTCGACCTGCGTGGCGACCGGTCCGATCCCCGTGACCGGCTGCCCCGCCCCCGCACCGACCTCGCCGCCGCCCGCGAGGGCGTCGACGCGACCCTGCATGCGGTCCGGGACCACGGCGACACCGCGCTGCGCGAACTGACGGCCCGATTCGACCGGCAGCAGGTCGACGAGCTGGTCGTCCCCCGCGAGGTCCTGCAGGAATCCCTCGAGCGGCTCGACCCGCGCCTGCGTGCGGCGCTCGAGCGCTCCATCGCCCAGGTCCGCTGGTACCACGAGCGCTGCCGGCCGCAGGATTGGGAGGACCGCCTCGACGGCGTGCGCATGGGTGTCTGGCACCGCCCGGTGTCCCGGGCCGGCGTCTACGTGCCCGGCGGCAAGGCCGCCTACCCGTCGACCGTGATCATGACGGTCGTGCCGGCGCAGGTCGCCGGCGTGGACGAGATCGTGCTGTGCACCCCACCGACGGGCACCGGCTTCGACGACATCACCACCGGTGAGCGCGACGGCTGGCCCAACCGCACCGTCCTCGCCACGGCCGCGCTGCTCGGCGTCGACCGGGTCGTGCGGGTCGGGGGCGCTCAGGCGATCGCCGCCATGGCCCACGGCACCGAGTCGGTGCCGCACTGCGACATGGTGGTCGGTCCGGGCAACCTCTACGTGTCCCTCGCCAAGCAGCAGTTGGCCGCGCAGGGCCTCGTCGGCATCGACGGCTACGCCGGGCCGACCGAGGTGGCGATCATCGCCGACGACACGGCCGACCCGCGCCTCGTCGCCGCCGACCTCGTCGGACAGGCCGAGCACGACGAGTTGGTCGTCGCCCTGCTGATCACGACCGAACCCGGGCTGGTCGACCCGGTGGAGGCCGCGCTGGAGCGCGAGGTCCCGCGCGCCCGGCACGCCCAGCGCATCGAGACCGCCCTGCGCAACCAGGGGACCGTGGCCGTGGTGGACGACCTCGACCACGCCGTGGAGGTGGCGGAGGCGTTCGCCGCCGAGCACCTCGAGGTCCACACCGCCGACGCCGGTAAGGTCGCCGAGCGCGTGCGCTACGCCGGCACCACCTTCGTCGGTCCCTGGACGCCGGTGTCGGTCGGCGACTACGGCGCCGGCCCCAACCACACGCTGCCGACGTCGGGCACGGCCCGGTTCACGGGCGGGCTGTCCACCTCGTCGTTCCTGGTGCCGGTCAACTACGTGGAGTACACCGAGCAGCAGTTGCGCGACTTCGCCGACGCGGTCGACGCGCTTGCGCACAGCGAGGACCTGCCGGCCCACGCGCGGGCCGTCGACGTCCGCTTCGAGGCGCCGCTCGCGGACGGCGACGCCGGATGA
- a CDS encoding LVIVD repeat-containing protein produces MNTPKGGRSRLRTAAVALAATSLLAGLAPAATAQDEPTRRGLAPGIFDAESAMTPNVAHLSTTPRTEQAPDRTNSDMAFTDGHVIVGNYGGFNIYDVANPDNPRLVTTVSCPGNQHDVSVEGDLLFVSVQTYNTSFDDCTTSANATNEPFAGIRVFDISNKARPQQVAAVQTCRGSHTHTLVPDPAGESAFIYVSGTSSVRRDAPGQALGCATAASGAEPLENDARWRIDIVEVPLERPQDAVLLDDGPRLMAEGDRIDGLQQAPPTPLHPSGPEHRRGGIWSPRPVSDSCHDITVYPEIGLAAGACEGNGLLIDVTDPRNPVRVAAAADGNFAYWHSATFNNDGTKVVFTDEWGGGGQGYCTEAERPEWGANGIYDIQRGDDGSVDLVFRSYYKIPPDQEWNEICVAHNGNLIPVPGRDIMVQAWYQGGMTVFDFTDSANPVELAWFDRGPIQTDPEGAQQRGGFWSTYWYDGLIYGTDITRGFDVLELSGSDELTQNEVDAARTVREDQTNPQTQARYDHPATFVLVRAYLDQLVRGEGIDQRTLTQVTRSLDRAEDFAQGGKAKQAVTQLRNAERDLGATDADDVRDAIAALIAELG; encoded by the coding sequence ATGAACACACCGAAGGGAGGCCGGTCGCGGTTGCGCACCGCGGCCGTCGCACTCGCCGCCACCTCGTTGCTGGCGGGGCTCGCGCCGGCCGCCACGGCGCAGGACGAGCCGACGCGCCGCGGGCTCGCGCCGGGCATCTTCGACGCCGAGTCGGCCATGACGCCGAACGTGGCGCACCTGTCCACGACGCCGCGGACGGAGCAGGCGCCGGACCGCACCAACTCCGACATGGCGTTCACCGACGGTCACGTGATCGTCGGCAACTACGGCGGCTTCAACATCTACGACGTCGCCAACCCGGACAACCCGCGGCTCGTGACCACCGTCAGCTGCCCCGGTAACCAGCACGACGTCTCGGTCGAGGGCGACCTGCTGTTCGTGTCGGTGCAGACCTACAACACCAGCTTCGACGACTGCACCACCTCGGCGAACGCGACCAACGAGCCGTTCGCCGGCATCCGCGTGTTCGACATCAGCAACAAGGCCCGTCCGCAGCAGGTCGCGGCGGTGCAGACGTGCCGCGGCTCGCACACGCACACGCTCGTCCCGGACCCGGCGGGCGAGAGCGCGTTCATCTACGTGTCGGGGACCTCGTCGGTCCGGCGTGACGCACCCGGGCAGGCGCTCGGCTGTGCCACGGCCGCCTCGGGCGCCGAGCCGCTGGAGAACGACGCCCGCTGGCGTATCGACATCGTCGAGGTACCGCTCGAGCGCCCGCAGGACGCCGTGCTGCTCGACGACGGTCCGCGGCTGATGGCCGAGGGCGACCGGATCGACGGCCTCCAGCAGGCACCGCCGACGCCGCTGCACCCCTCGGGCCCGGAGCACCGTCGCGGGGGCATCTGGTCGCCTCGGCCCGTGTCGGACTCCTGCCACGACATCACCGTCTACCCGGAGATCGGCCTGGCCGCCGGTGCCTGCGAGGGCAACGGCCTGCTGATCGACGTCACGGACCCGCGCAACCCGGTCCGCGTCGCGGCGGCCGCCGACGGCAACTTCGCCTACTGGCACTCGGCGACGTTCAACAACGACGGCACCAAGGTCGTCTTCACCGACGAGTGGGGCGGCGGCGGTCAGGGCTACTGCACGGAGGCCGAGCGGCCCGAGTGGGGTGCCAACGGCATCTACGACATCCAGCGCGGTGACGACGGCTCGGTCGACCTGGTCTTCCGCAGCTACTACAAGATCCCGCCCGACCAGGAGTGGAACGAGATCTGTGTCGCCCACAACGGCAACCTGATCCCGGTGCCGGGTCGCGACATCATGGTGCAGGCCTGGTACCAGGGCGGCATGACGGTGTTCGACTTCACGGACTCCGCCAACCCGGTGGAGCTCGCATGGTTCGACCGCGGGCCCATCCAGACCGACCCGGAGGGTGCGCAGCAGCGCGGCGGCTTCTGGTCGACCTACTGGTACGACGGACTGATCTACGGCACGGACATCACGCGTGGGTTCGACGTGCTCGAGCTCTCGGGCAGCGACGAGCTGACCCAGAACGAGGTCGACGCGGCTCGGACGGTCCGCGAGGACCAGACCAACCCGCAGACGCAGGCGCGCTACGACCACCCGGCGACCTTCGTGCTGGTCCGGGCCTACCTCGACCAGCTCGTGCGTGGCGAGGGCATCGACCAGCGCACCCTGACGCAGGTCACCCGCTCGTTGGACCGGGCGGAGGACTTCGCGCAGGGCGGCAAGGCCAAGCAGGCGGTCACGCAGCTGCGCAACGCCGAGCGTGACCTCGGTGCGACCGACGCCGACGACGTCCGCGACGCCATCGCGGCCCTGATCGCCGAGCTGGGCTGA